A genomic window from Flavobacterium sp. I3-2 includes:
- a CDS encoding putative monovalent cation/H+ antiporter subunit A, which translates to MLLLIISVFIVGFAILLLRPAKDSKYFKFLSILPFSLFLYFLYFIPEIQSGQNSLIFENQWIPSLGISLDFKIDGLSLLFSLLITGIGALIYLYASSYLNKDPYINRFYCYLTIFMGAMLGLVLSDNLISLFMFWELTSISSFFLIGFNTTNEESRKSALWALSITGLGGFFLLASFVMMNSITGTFSIQELLSQSEVLQSNYQYYVLIAFFLLGAFTKSAQFPFHFWLPGAMKAPTPVSAYLHSATMVKAGIYLIARFTPILSDGEVWNFVLMSVGGTTMLVGAFLSVFRVDMKSVLAYSTISALGILVFLLGIGSETALLAAATFILVHALYKASLFMVTGIVDHETHTRDLTVLSGLKKKLPIVAVCAVIAALSSAGVPLTFGFISKEIIYGSTFDFDYWTYNSVWILTALVLVTNVFLTSAGLLVGIRPFFGKLPEKFENIHKPDYKLWLPIVILSVFTLLFGICPFLADQGIISSVTTSILRSSVTQELHLWHGWNTILLLSGATIVLGTMLYFVIKPSHRTIERFDKLNEIGPKRIITIMANNIKIFAFKYTRFFHNGYLRSYILFIIVFIIGIVGYKLFSDVTLKINTNDLSPFRIYEFVIFVLIISAITVITLTQSRLTAIVSLGVVGLSICLIFVVYGAPDLAMTQFAIDTLTVVLFVLVLFKLPAFLKFSNTKNKIRDVIVSTAFGILIAMITLQALVYPSNKEVSKFYAENAYILAKGKNVVNVILVDYRGVDTMIETIVLSIAAVGVLSILKYKTEDEERRE; encoded by the coding sequence ATGCTATTACTTATAATTTCAGTTTTTATTGTTGGCTTTGCTATTTTACTTCTCAGGCCTGCAAAAGATTCAAAGTATTTCAAATTCCTAAGCATTCTACCTTTTAGTTTATTTTTATATTTTTTATATTTCATTCCTGAAATTCAATCTGGACAAAACAGTCTGATTTTTGAAAATCAATGGATTCCAAGTCTTGGAATTTCTTTAGATTTTAAGATTGATGGATTATCCTTACTATTTTCTTTACTTATAACGGGCATTGGAGCGCTTATTTATCTCTACGCTTCATCGTATTTGAATAAAGATCCATACATAAATAGATTTTATTGTTATTTGACCATTTTTATGGGAGCGATGTTGGGTTTGGTTTTGTCTGATAATCTAATTTCGTTATTCATGTTTTGGGAATTAACAAGTATTTCTTCTTTCTTTCTTATTGGATTTAATACCACCAATGAAGAATCGAGAAAAAGTGCACTTTGGGCATTATCAATAACGGGTTTAGGAGGTTTCTTTTTATTAGCTTCATTCGTAATGATGAATTCCATTACAGGAACTTTTTCAATTCAAGAGCTGTTAAGTCAATCAGAAGTACTTCAATCTAATTATCAATATTATGTATTAATCGCTTTCTTTTTATTAGGAGCATTTACAAAATCTGCTCAATTTCCATTTCATTTTTGGCTTCCTGGTGCAATGAAAGCACCAACTCCAGTTTCAGCTTATTTACATTCGGCAACTATGGTAAAAGCTGGGATTTATTTGATTGCGCGTTTCACTCCGATTTTATCAGATGGTGAAGTTTGGAATTTTGTTTTAATGAGTGTCGGTGGAACCACAATGTTAGTTGGAGCTTTTCTGAGTGTTTTTAGAGTTGATATGAAAAGTGTTTTGGCATATTCGACCATTTCAGCTTTAGGGATTCTTGTTTTTTTATTAGGAATTGGTTCAGAAACAGCTTTGTTAGCAGCAGCGACTTTTATATTAGTTCACGCGCTTTATAAAGCTTCTTTATTTATGGTAACCGGAATTGTAGATCACGAAACACACACAAGAGATTTAACCGTTTTGTCTGGATTAAAAAAGAAATTGCCAATTGTTGCTGTATGTGCTGTAATTGCGGCGTTATCTAGTGCTGGTGTTCCATTGACATTCGGATTTATTAGTAAAGAGATTATTTACGGTTCTACTTTTGATTTTGATTATTGGACATACAATAGTGTTTGGATTTTAACAGCGTTAGTATTGGTTACAAATGTATTCTTAACAAGTGCTGGTCTATTAGTTGGAATTCGACCATTCTTTGGGAAACTACCCGAAAAATTTGAAAACATTCATAAACCAGATTATAAACTTTGGTTACCAATTGTGATTTTGTCTGTGTTTACATTGCTTTTTGGAATTTGTCCTTTTCTTGCTGATCAAGGAATTATTTCATCAGTTACCACATCGATTTTACGAAGTTCAGTAACTCAAGAACTTCATTTATGGCACGGTTGGAATACGATTTTACTTCTTAGTGGTGCAACAATCGTATTGGGGACAATGCTTTATTTTGTAATCAAACCTTCGCATAGAACAATTGAAAGATTTGATAAGTTAAATGAAATAGGACCTAAAAGAATAATTACAATTATGGCAAATAATATAAAAATATTTGCCTTCAAATACACACGTTTTTTTCATAACGGATATTTGAGAAGTTATATTTTATTTATCATTGTTTTCATCATTGGAATCGTTGGATATAAACTATTCTCAGATGTAACTTTGAAAATCAATACAAATGATTTATCGCCATTTAGAATTTATGAATTTGTAATTTTTGTTTTAATTATTTCTGCAATTACAGTTATCACGTTAACACAATCTCGATTAACTGCAATTGTTTCATTAGGTGTTGTTGGATTATCAATCTGTTTGATTTTCGTTGTTTATGGAGCTCCAGATTTAGCAATGACGCAGTTTGCAATTGATACTTTGACCGTTGTTTTATTTGTATTGGTATTATTTAAGCTTCCTGCATTTTTGAAATTTAGTAATACAAAAAATAAAATACGAGATGTTATTGTTTCAACTGCTTTTGGAATTTTAATAGCCATGATTACTTTACAAGCATTGGTTTATCCATCAAATAAAGAAGTCAGTAAATTTTATGCAGAAAATGCCTATATCTTGGCAAAAGGAAAGAATGTTGTAAACGTTATTTTAGTTGATTATCGAGGAGTTGATACAATGATCGAAACTATTGTATTGTCAATTGCGGCAGTTGGAGTATTAAGTATTTTAAAATATAAAACAGAAGATGAAGAAAGAAGAGAATAA
- the fsa gene encoding fructose-6-phosphate aldolase produces the protein MKFFIDTANLAQIKEAQELGVLDGVTTNPSLMAKEGITGKNNILKHYVDICNIVEGDVSAEVIATDFEGMIREGEELAELHEQIVVKIPMTKDGIKACKYFSDKGIRTNVTLVFSAGQALLAAKAGATYVSPFLGRLDDISTDGLQLIDDIRLIYDNYAYETQILAASIRHTMHVVNCAKIGADVMTGPLSSITGLLKHPLTDIGLEQFLADYAKGNK, from the coding sequence ATGAAATTTTTTATTGATACAGCAAATTTAGCTCAAATTAAAGAAGCTCAAGAATTAGGAGTTTTAGACGGTGTAACCACCAATCCGTCTTTGATGGCAAAAGAAGGAATTACAGGTAAAAATAACATTTTAAAACATTACGTGGATATTTGTAATATCGTAGAAGGTGATGTAAGTGCTGAGGTTATTGCAACTGATTTTGAAGGTATGATTCGCGAAGGTGAAGAACTTGCCGAATTACACGAACAAATTGTAGTGAAAATTCCGATGACTAAAGACGGAATTAAAGCTTGTAAATATTTTTCTGATAAAGGAATTCGTACAAATGTTACTTTGGTTTTCTCTGCTGGCCAGGCATTGTTAGCAGCAAAAGCAGGAGCAACTTATGTGTCTCCCTTCTTAGGTCGTTTAGATGATATTTCTACAGATGGTTTGCAATTGATTGATGACATTCGTTTGATTTATGATAACTACGCTTACGAAACCCAAATTTTAGCAGCCTCTATTCGTCATACCATGCATGTTGTTAATTGCGCAAAAATTGGTGCAGATGTAATGACTGGACCTTTGTCTTCAATCACTGGATTATTAAAACATCCATTAACAGATATTGGATTAGAACAATTTTTAGCTGATTATGCTAAAGGAAATAAATAA